The following coding sequences are from one Gigantopelta aegis isolate Gae_Host chromosome 15, Gae_host_genome, whole genome shotgun sequence window:
- the LOC121389766 gene encoding aspartic and glutamic acid-rich protein-like translates to MSFLPSSLLKSFSGRSAEESYEDKHKDVSSQLLYPDSTQQHVRFGKDKNGYEEENAEYQEETIEGEEPITEDEEESAEEEIFEDEEETGLGYGEVENIEGEGAEGEEEIAEEESSENEEETELGYGEVANTEGEITEGDEETYKYEAETAIDEAETAEEEATEDEEETAKYEAESAKYEAETAEEETTADEEYTAKYEAETAEEETTADEEYTAKYEAETAEEETTPGEEYTAKYEAETAEGEEYTAEDEAETAEGEEYTAEDEAETAEGEEYTAEDEEEIAEDEEEIAEEEATEGEEEIAEGEATEGEEEIAEGEEDGEEYTEDEDSGAEDKDKEVLFPGNVINSRRGHTVGFVMEDKIIEYDEETARGTDEVEEMLSVDKIEIKHPTKQENSPKCCIGKLSSKGCVP, encoded by the coding sequence ATGTCGTTTCTGCCGTCGTCGCTGCTGAAATCGTTTTCTGGTAGATCCGCAGAAGAGTCTTACGAAGATAAACACAAAGACGTGTCATCTCAACTGTTGTATCCGGATTCCACACAGCAACATGTTAGATTCGGAAAAGACAAAAACGGATATGAAGAAGAAAATGCCGAGTATCAAGAAGAAACTATCGAAGGTGAAGAACCAATTACTGAGGACGAAGAAGAATCCGCCGAAGAAGAAATTTTCGAGGATGAAGAAGAAACAGGGTTGGGATATGGTGAAGTAGAAAATATCGAAGGTGAAGGTGCCGAAGGTGAAGAAGAAATCGCCGAAGAAGAAAGTTCCGAGAATGAAGAAGAGACAGAGTTAGGGTATGGTGAAGTAGCAAATACCGAAGGTGAAATTACCGAAGGTGACGAAGAAACATACAAATATGAAGCAGAAACTGCCATAGATGAAGCAGAAACTGCCGAAGAAGAAGCTactgaagatgaagaagaaactGCCAAATATGAAGCAGAAAGTGCCAAATATGAAGCAGAAACTGCCGAAGAAGAAACTACCGCAGATGAAGAATACACTGCCAAATATGAAGCAGAAACTGCCGAAGAAGAAACTACCGCAGATGAAGAATACACTGCCAAATATGAAGCAGAAACTGCCGAAGAAGAAACTACCCCAGGTGAAGAATACACTGCCAAATATGAAGCAGAAACTGCCGAAGGTGAAGAATACACTGCCGAAGATGAAGCAGAAACTGCCGAAGGTGAAGAATACACTGCCGAAGATGAAGCAGAAACTGCCGAAGGTGAAGAATACACTGccgaagatgaagaagaaattgccgaagatgaagaagaaattGCCGAAGAAGAAGCTACCGAAGGTGAAGAAGAAATTGCCGAAGGTGAAGCTACCGAAGGTGAAGAAGAAATTGCCGAAGGTGAAGAAGATGGAGAAGAATATACCGAAGACGAAGACAGTGGTGCTGAAGATAAAGATAAAGAGGTGCTATTTCCGGGAAATGTCATAAATAGCCGTCGGGGACATACTGTAGGTTTCGTCATGGAGGACAAAATTATCGAATACGATGAAGAAACTGCCAGAGGTACAGATGAAGTAGAAGAGATGTTGTCTGTGGACAAAATCGAGATAAAACATCCGACGAAGCAGGAGAATTCACCGAAATGCTGTATTGGAAAACTTTCCAGTAAGGGCTGTGTGCCATAA